In Perca fluviatilis chromosome 14, GENO_Pfluv_1.0, whole genome shotgun sequence, a genomic segment contains:
- the phka1a gene encoding phosphorylase b kinase regulatory subunit alpha, skeletal muscle isoform isoform X1, with amino-acid sequence MRSRSNSGVKLDNYARIVQQTILRHQDPVTGLLPGSAEQSHSWVRDNVYCVLSVWALSLAYRKNADRDEDKAKAYELEQSVVKLMRGILQCIMRQLDKVEKFKYSRSTSDSLHAKYNTKTCAPVVGDDQWGHLQVDATSLFLLFLAQMTASGLHIVYTQDEVDVVQNLMFYIEAAYKVADYGMWERGDKTNQGITEINASSIGMAKAALEALDELNLFGAKGGPGSVVHALADDIQHCQSILTSMLPRASISKEVDAGVLAIISYPAFAVDDISIVNMTKEEIISKLQGRYGCCRFLRDGHKTPKEDPNRLYYESAELKLFENIECEWPLFWTYLILDGIFINSPEQVQEYQEALEGILIKQKDGIRLLPELYSVPPDKVEEEYLNPHSVERVPMGKCPLKWGQSLYILGNLLAEGFLAPGEIDPLNRRFSTVPKPDVVVQVSVLAETEEIKALLLKNGIDVETVADIHPIHVQPSSVLSHIYARLGRNPRLGLSGRPYRRIGVLGTSKFYTIRNTLFSFTPQFIDHQQFYLALDNKMIVEMLRTEISYLASRWRMTGRPTVTFPISQTMLTDEHTNLDPVVLATLKKLQDGYFGGARIQTGKLSEFLTTSCFAHLSFLDGKGSGSMSHRREEYDDDDESDGDGYVHELRNDDEADDLAQYLDHLLAHAAPKKPKRQVGALGKFKALATKTKDMVSLMNKAQDLDIQNVNMYLPNKLFHSPQPSLNLNLPDPSALQGTQASEATASAKGVIPTDGSGNVDHNALVQLLKDTQSLQDQGDILYILFKDKGMDWDTHLHGKGSTVRSLLSDLYEKAGEVKQWGLIRMISGMLKKKVEELDSACSDLLAHQKHLTVGLPPEPREKTITAPIPPDQLAALIDEASDNNISVAILTQEIMVYLAMSIRTQPSLFSEMFRLRIGLIIQVMATELAQSLNCSGEEATESLMSLGPSELKNLLHHILSGKEFGVQCSVRELDAGVSPAISIHQLGNAGATKSERAGISKLKSDMRMLEHRLSLTDPSKAEHRLSLSDQFKEPRLSLTDPAAEMDRRVSLADSVKLDQSLTSLRKGMRSQSLDIESFESGRYKMQSIESLDIPECLPVAKDSRHGQWLRRRRLDGALNRVPVGFYQKVWKILQKCHGLSIEGFVLPSSTTREMTPGEIKFSVHVETVLNRVPQPEYRQLLVEAILVLTMLADVEIPSIGSIIHVEKIVHMANDMFYKDQRDLGAEEHFLERDPSTGVCRLLYDSAPSGRFGSMTYLTKAVAAYVQDFLPSEACAVQ; translated from the exons CTGGATAAGGTGGAGAAGTTTAAATACAGCAGAAGTACCTCAGACTCACTCCATGCCAAGTACAACACCAAGACCTGTGCTCCGGTTGTCGGGGACGACCAGTGGGGTCACCTGCAGGTCGACGCCACCTCACTCTTCCTGCTCTTCCTCGCTCAGATGACCGCATCCG GTCTCCATATTGTCTACACCCAAGATGAAGTGGACGTAGTTCAGAATCTCATGTTCTACATTGAGGCGGCTTACAAAGTGGCT GATTATGGGATGTGGGAAAGAGGAGACAAAACCAACCAGGGCATCACTGAGATTAACGCCAGCTCTATAGGCATGGCCAAG GCAGCTCTGGAGGCTTTGGACGAGCTCAACCTGTTCGGAGCAAAAGGTGGACCTGGATCTGTCGTCCACGCTTTGGCTGACGACATACAGCACtgccag TCCATCCTGACGTCGATGTTACCCAGAGCGTCCATCTCTAAAGAGGTGGACGCCGGAGTGCTGGCGATCATCTCGTACCCCGCCTTCGCTGTGGATGACATCAGCATCGTCAACATGACCAAGGAGGAGATCATCTCTAAACTGCAG GGTCGATACGGCTGCTGCAGGTTTCTCCGAGACGGACACAAAACGCCTAAAGAG GATCCAAACCGTCTGTATTACGAGTCTGCAGAACTGAAGCTGTTTGAAAACATTGAGTGTGAGTGGCCGCTGTTCTGGACTTACCTCATACTGGATGGCATCTTTATCAACAGCCCTGAGCag GTGCAGGAGTACCAGGAGGCTCTGGAGGGCATCCTGATCAAACAGAAAGACGGGATACGACTGCTGCCAGAGCTCTACAGTGTCCCCCCAGATAAG gtggaggaggagtaTTTGAACCCTCACTCTGTGGAGAGGGTGCCGATGGGCAAATGTCCTCTGAAATGGGGACAGTCTCTGTACATCCTTGGAAACCTTCTGGCCGAG GGATTTCTTGCCCCCGGAGAGATCGACCCTCTTAACCGACGTTTTTCCACCGTCCCAAAGCCGGATGTGGTCGTACAGG TGTCAGTTCTGGCAGAGACTGAGGAGATTAAAGCGCTGCTGCTGAAGAACGGTATAGACGTGGAAACTGTCGCTGACATCCATCCCATCCACGTGCAGCCCTCCAGCGTCCTCAGCCACATCTACGCCAGACTCG GTCGTAACCCGAGGCTGGGTCTGTCGGGACGGCCCTACAGGAGAATAGGGGTGCTGGGAACCTCCAAGTTCTACACCATCAGAAACACCCTCTTCTCATTCACACCTCAG TTCATCGACCACCAGCAGTTCTACTTGGCGTTGGACAACAAAATGATTGTGGAGATGTTGAGGACGGAAATCTCCTACCTCGCATCCAGATGGAGGATGACCGGACGACCCACCGTCACTTTTCCCATTTCACAGACTATGCTGA ctgaTGAGCACACAAACTTGGACCCAGTAGTGTTGGCCACACTGAAGAAGCTACAGGATGGATATTTTGGAGGAGCAAG GATCCAGACGGGAAAGCTGTCGGAGTTCTTGACCACTTCTTGTTTCGCTCACCTGAGCTTCCTGGACGGTAAGGGTTCTGGCAGCATGAGCCACCGCCGCGAAgagtatgatgatgatgatgagagtGACGGCGATGGATACGTGCATGAGTTACGTAATGATGATg AGGCTGACGACCTAGCCCAGTACCTGGACCACCTGCTGGCCCACGCTGCCCCGAAGAAGCCCAAACGGCAGGTGGGAGCTCTGGGGAAGTTCAAGGCTTTGGCCACCAAAACCAAGGACATGGTGTCTCTGATGAACAAGGCTCAGGACCTCGACATACAAA atGTCAACATGTATCTGCCGAACAAGCTGTTTCACTCTCCTCAGCCTTCCCTGAACCTGAACCTCCCAGACCCCTCTGCACTGCAAGGAACCCAG GCTTCGGAGGCGACCGCCTCGGCGAAGGGCGTTATCCCCACAGATGGCAGCGGAAACGTCGACCACAACGCTTTGGTCCAGCTGCTGAAAGACACCCAGAGTCTCCAGGACCAGGGTGATATACTCTACATCCTCTTCAAAGACAA GGGCATGGACTGGGACACTCATCTGCACGGGAAAGGCTCCACGGTGAGATCTCTGCTCTCTGACCTGTATGAGAAGGCAGGTGAAGTCAAACAATGGGGCCTTATCAGGATGATCTCTGGCATGCTGAAGAAGAAGGTGGAGGAGCTCGACTCG GCCTGCTCTGACTTGCTGGCGCATCAGAAGCACCTGACAGTGGGTCTGCCTCCGGAGCCCAGAGAGAAAACCATCACTGCTCCCATACCTCCAGACCAGCTGGCCGCTCTCATCGACGAGGCCAGCGACAACAACATCAGCGTGGCCATTCTCACTCAG GAGATCATGGTGTACCTGGCTATGAGCATAAGGACTCAGCCCAGCCTGTTCAGCGAGATGTTCAGGCTCCGTATCGGTCTCATCATCCAGGTCATGGCCACTGAACTGGCCCAGTCGCTCAACTGCTCAG GAGAGGAGGCTACAGAGAGTCTGATGAGTCTCGGCCCATCAGAGCTGAAGAATCTCCTCCACCACATCCTCAGTGGGAAAGAGTTTGGAGTGCAGTGCAGCG TGAGAGAGCTGGATGCCGGCGTCAGTCCTGCCATCTCCATCCATCAACTGGGCAACGCGGGCGCCACCAAGAGCGAGAGAGCCGGCATCAGCAAACTGAAGAGCGACATGAGGATG CTGGAACACCGCTTGTCTTTGACGGATCCGAGTAAG GCGGAGCACAGGTTGTCCCTGTCGGATCAGTTTAAG GAACCCCGGTTGTCTTTGACAGATCCGGCTGCGGAG ATGGACCGAAGGGTGTCTTTGGCTGACTCAGTtaag CTGGACCAGTCACTGACCTCCCTGCGTAAG GGCATGCGATCTCAGTCTCTGGACATAGAAAGCTTTGAATCTGGG AGGTACAAGATGCAGTCCATAGAATCTCTGGACATACCCGAATGCTTGCCGGTTGCCAAGGATTCCAGACACGGCCAATGGCTGCGCAGGAGGCGTCTGGACGGAGCCTTGAACCGAGTCCCTGTGGGCTTCTACCAGAAAGTCTGGAAGATCCTGCAGAAG TGCCACGGTTTGTCCATAGAAGGGTTTGTCCTCCCTTCTTCAACCACCAGAGAG ATGACACCAGGAGAGATCAAATTCTCCGTCCACGTGGAGACTGTTTTGAACCGCGTCCCTCAGCCTGAGTACCGCCAGCTGCTGGTGGAGGCCATCCTGGTGCTCACCATGCTGGCCGACGTGGAGATCCCGAGCATCGGCTCCATCATCCACGTGGAGAAGATCGTCCACATGGCCAACGACATGTTCTACAAGGATCAG AGAGACCTGGGAGCAGAGGAGCACTTCCTGGAGCGGGACCCGTCCACCGGAGTGTGCAGGCTGCTGTACGACAGCGCCCCGAGTGGCCGCTTTGGGAGCATGACCTACCTCACCAAGGCCGTGGCGGCGTACGTGCAGGACTTCCTGCCCAGCGAGGCGTGTGCGGTGCAGTGA